The following coding sequences are from one Capsicum annuum cultivar UCD-10X-F1 chromosome 3, UCD10Xv1.1, whole genome shotgun sequence window:
- the LOC124896751 gene encoding uncharacterized protein LOC124896751, which produces MGKPKPTTMRLILTDLSIKKPIGKIHDVLVKVDRFIFPTDFVILDCALNHEIPIILGRPFLAIRKVLVDAEFNKMKFCRKSNEVSFNVCKFMKQPMDLQVVLKIDTIDDEVTNYVHVSMVNDPLVVVLWNCEREKVE; this is translated from the coding sequence ATGGGGAAACCAAAACCCACCACAATGAGATTGATCTTGACTGACTTATCCATTAAGAAACCTATAGGAAAAATTCATGATGTGCTAGTTAAAGTTGACCGGTTCATCTTCCCTACTGACTTTGTGATCCTTGATTGTGCTTTGAACCATGAAATTCCAATTATTCTAGGAAGGCCATTCTTAGCCATAAGAAAAGTATTAGTAGATGCAGAGTTCAACAAGATGAAATTTTGCCGAAAAAGTAATGAGGTTTCTTTCAATGTATGCAAATTCATGAAGCAACCAATGGATTTACAAGTAGTATTGAAGATTGATACCATTGATGATGAGGTGACGAATTATGTCCATGTGAGTATGGTGAATGATCCATTGGTAGTGGTTTTGTGGAATTGTGAAAGGGAAAAAGTTGAATAG